The following are from one region of the Hymenobacter radiodurans genome:
- a CDS encoding RagB/SusD family nutrient uptake outer membrane protein: MNIILKFQARPFLMAGALATLLSASSCSTFEIDEVTDPNNASIESVVANASQAQLNALAVGVEASLRLGHANNSSYNQVVGTMGREVTVLNQTEGRWYLELQGRRGTTNTVDVLDDAAYYNGQYTDFARVGRAARVFRASADASNVINAEQKSGVAGFTRTYEALSKLHLLNLQGENGIRVDLDDIRRPGKFVTQAEALTNIRQQLDQADQDLAAAGAAFAFPLSSGYTGFNTPATFRRFNRALAARVSLYQADYAAALTALNASFYDRAGSLTLGPKMTFSPTTASDVGNPYFQVPDGEPNNLVTVPSNFVTEAEAGDLRLAKVALRTTPRTLQGITGSYEARVFASQSATLDIIRNEELILIAAEARANTGDLTGALADINAIRTRAGGLPALTAGSLAGLPQYINEILKQRRYSLFYEGHRWIDLRRLNRLNPTPAPGQTLAFTAAPYKLFTRLERPAAEKQWDIANP; this comes from the coding sequence ATGAATATTATATTAAAATTTCAAGCGCGGCCCTTCCTGATGGCAGGCGCATTAGCTACTTTGCTTAGCGCGAGCAGTTGCAGCACTTTTGAAATTGATGAAGTAACTGATCCTAATAATGCGAGCATTGAGAGCGTGGTTGCTAATGCCAGCCAAGCTCAACTCAACGCATTGGCAGTAGGGGTGGAAGCTTCGCTTCGGCTTGGCCACGCAAATAATAGCTCCTACAACCAAGTAGTAGGTACGATGGGCCGGGAGGTAACTGTACTGAACCAAACGGAAGGACGTTGGTACTTAGAACTTCAAGGCCGGCGCGGAACTACTAATACTGTAGATGTACTCGATGATGCGGCATATTACAACGGGCAGTATACTGATTTTGCACGTGTAGGCCGTGCTGCCCGAGTTTTCCGCGCTTCCGCTGATGCAAGTAATGTCATTAATGCCGAGCAAAAGAGTGGTGTTGCTGGTTTTACCCGTACCTACGAGGCACTAAGCAAATTGCATCTGCTCAATTTACAGGGTGAGAATGGTATTCGAGTCGATTTGGACGATATCAGACGCCCTGGCAAATTTGTGACTCAAGCCGAAGCTTTAACTAATATCCGTCAACAGCTCGATCAAGCCGACCAAGACTTGGCTGCCGCTGGTGCTGCTTTTGCATTCCCGCTGTCAAGTGGTTACACTGGTTTCAACACGCCCGCTACCTTCCGGCGTTTTAATAGGGCACTAGCTGCTCGAGTGTCATTGTACCAGGCTGACTATGCTGCTGCTCTAACAGCTTTAAACGCTTCATTTTATGATCGGGCTGGTAGCCTTACGTTGGGTCCCAAAATGACATTTAGCCCAACTACGGCCAGCGACGTGGGTAACCCATATTTTCAGGTGCCAGATGGTGAGCCAAATAACTTAGTAACAGTACCTAGCAACTTTGTAACAGAGGCAGAAGCAGGCGACTTGCGCTTAGCCAAGGTTGCCCTGCGTACTACTCCTCGCACATTACAAGGTATAACCGGCAGTTATGAGGCTCGGGTATTTGCTTCGCAAAGTGCTACCCTCGATATTATTCGCAACGAAGAGCTTATCCTAATAGCAGCTGAAGCGCGGGCTAATACGGGTGATCTGACCGGGGCTCTGGCTGACATTAATGCTATTCGGACTCGGGCTGGAGGCTTACCTGCTCTCACGGCTGGTTCGCTTGCGGGACTACCTCAGTACATCAATGAAATTCTGAAGCAACGCCGGTATTCCTTATTCTATGAAGGCCACCGCTGGATCGATCTGCGTCGTTTGAATCGGTTGAATCCAACTCCGGCTCCTGGTCAGACATTGGCTTTCACAGCAGCTCCTTACAAATTGTTTACCCGTTTAGAGCGGCCTGCAGCTGAAAAGCAGTGGGACATTGCAAATCCTTAA
- a CDS encoding branched-chain amino acid aminotransferase, translating into MLDTLTIRTQRTTASRLSNLDASTLEFGKIFSDHMFAVDYHDGEWQEPQIVPYGDMAVSPANSALHYGQAIFEGMKAYKNADGEVALFRPLDNFHRLNASAERMCMPTIPEELFMQGLTQLVRLDSAWIPDGPGSALYIRPFMFATDGFVGVRPSNSYRFMIFTCPVGLYYNKPLRVRFEEKFVRSAEGGAGYAKAAGNYGASMLPTKKANQEGYQQLLWTDASEHRYVEESGTMNVMFVIDGRIITPALSTSILDGITRKSVLQIARDWNLPVEERKISIDEILKAQAEGTLQEAFGVGTAATIAPIATIGYRNQDYDLPPTGPESISKRVSKALDAIRNGQAADTHGWMVSV; encoded by the coding sequence ATGCTTGATACCTTGACCATTCGGACCCAGCGTACCACAGCTTCTCGCCTGTCGAACCTCGATGCCAGTACGCTCGAGTTCGGTAAGATTTTCTCCGACCACATGTTCGCGGTCGACTACCACGACGGCGAGTGGCAGGAACCGCAGATCGTGCCCTACGGCGACATGGCTGTCAGCCCCGCCAACTCGGCCCTACACTATGGGCAGGCAATTTTTGAGGGCATGAAAGCGTACAAAAATGCTGATGGCGAGGTAGCATTGTTTCGTCCCCTCGACAACTTTCACCGTCTGAATGCCTCAGCCGAGCGCATGTGCATGCCTACTATTCCCGAGGAGCTATTCATGCAGGGCCTCACCCAGCTCGTGCGCCTCGACTCTGCCTGGATTCCTGATGGCCCTGGCAGTGCGCTCTATATCCGGCCGTTTATGTTTGCCACAGATGGGTTTGTGGGGGTTCGGCCCTCTAATTCCTACCGCTTCATGATTTTTACCTGCCCTGTGGGTTTGTATTATAATAAGCCGCTGCGGGTTCGGTTTGAAGAGAAGTTCGTTCGCTCGGCCGAAGGTGGTGCGGGCTATGCTAAAGCAGCCGGCAACTACGGAGCCTCCATGTTGCCCACCAAAAAGGCTAACCAAGAAGGTTATCAGCAACTGCTGTGGACCGATGCCTCAGAGCATCGTTACGTAGAAGAATCGGGTACGATGAACGTAATGTTTGTCATTGATGGCCGCATCATTACGCCGGCCCTCAGTACCTCTATTCTGGACGGTATCACCCGCAAAAGCGTGCTGCAGATAGCCCGCGACTGGAATCTACCAGTAGAAGAGCGTAAGATTTCTATTGACGAGATTTTGAAAGCCCAGGCCGAAGGCACGTTGCAGGAAGCATTTGGTGTAGGCACAGCGGCCACTATTGCCCCCATTGCAACCATTGGCTACCGCAATCAAGACTACGATTTGCCCCCCACCGGCCCCGAGTCCATCTCCAAGCGGGTTTCCAAGGCGCTGGATGCCATTCGCAACGGCCAGGCGGCCGATACCCACGGCTGGATGGTAAGCGTATAA
- a CDS encoding cob(I)yrinic acid a,c-diamide adenosyltransferase: protein MKIYTKTGDKGLTSLIGGTRVSKASLRIESYGTVDELNSYIGLVRDQEINAPRRDLLKEIQDRLFTIGASLASDPEKSKMKIPDLHEEDVLLLESEMDRMNEELPELRAFILPGGHVAVSYAHVARCVCRRAERLVIHLSEESFVAELVVIYLNRLSDYLFVLSRKMAQELGSEEVTWKARL from the coding sequence ATGAAGATTTATACCAAAACCGGCGATAAAGGGCTTACCTCTCTTATCGGCGGCACCCGCGTTTCCAAGGCTAGCCTACGCATTGAAAGCTACGGCACCGTGGATGAGCTCAATTCCTATATCGGCTTGGTTCGTGATCAGGAAATAAATGCCCCCCGCCGCGACTTGCTCAAGGAAATCCAGGACCGCCTGTTCACCATCGGCGCTTCACTCGCCTCCGACCCTGAGAAGTCGAAGATGAAGATCCCTGATTTGCACGAGGAAGATGTGTTGCTGTTGGAAAGCGAGATGGACCGGATGAATGAGGAGTTGCCCGAGCTACGCGCCTTCATTCTGCCCGGCGGCCATGTAGCGGTGTCGTATGCCCACGTAGCGCGCTGCGTGTGTCGGCGCGCCGAGCGCTTGGTGATTCATCTAAGTGAAGAATCGTTTGTGGCTGAGCTGGTCGTTATATACCTGAATCGGCTGTCTGACTATCTATTCGTACTCAGTCGGAAGATGGCCCAAGAGCTTGGCTCTGAAGAAGTAACCTGGAAAGCACGGCTGTAA
- a CDS encoding ABC transporter ATP-binding protein: MLPPVIETTGISKIYQMGAERIHALRSVTISIQRGEYVAFMGPSGSGKSTLMNIVGCLDTPTDGTYILNGQDVSRMSDNELAEVRNKEIGFVFQTFNLLPRASSLDNVALPLIYAGYNKRDREEKAMESLRSVGLDTRAKHRPNELSGGQRQRVAIARALVNNPSILLADEPTGNLDTKTSHEIMDLFEALYAKGHTIIMVTHEEDIAHYAHRIVRLRDGLVESDVENTEIATHANQLTMNK, encoded by the coding sequence ATGCTACCTCCTGTTATTGAAACTACTGGCATCTCCAAAATCTATCAAATGGGTGCCGAGCGTATTCACGCGCTCCGGTCCGTTACGATTAGCATTCAGCGGGGCGAGTACGTAGCGTTTATGGGTCCTTCGGGCTCTGGCAAGTCGACGCTCATGAACATCGTCGGCTGTCTTGATACGCCCACCGATGGCACGTATATTCTTAATGGCCAAGATGTAAGCCGGATGTCGGATAACGAGCTGGCTGAAGTACGCAATAAGGAAATAGGCTTCGTTTTTCAGACGTTTAACCTGCTGCCCCGCGCCAGCTCTCTGGATAATGTGGCCCTGCCGCTCATTTATGCTGGCTACAATAAGCGCGACCGGGAAGAAAAAGCCATGGAATCACTGCGCAGTGTGGGCCTCGATACCCGGGCTAAGCACCGGCCTAATGAGCTATCGGGTGGTCAACGGCAACGGGTAGCTATTGCTCGTGCTTTGGTTAATAACCCTAGTATTCTGCTGGCCGACGAACCAACGGGTAACCTCGACACCAAAACCAGCCACGAAATCATGGACCTCTTTGAGGCGCTGTACGCCAAAGGGCACACCATTATCATGGTGACGCACGAAGAGGACATTGCCCACTACGCACACCGCATCGTGCGTCTGCGCGATGGACTGGTGGAGTCGGATGTAGAGAATACCGAAATTGCCACCCACGCTAACCAGCTAACAATGAACAAGTAG
- a CDS encoding tetratricopeptide repeat protein, protein MPTPLALPPAPRRRVALLLLGLVALLAVGLALFHYFTGSERTLPVVTVPQLTAVPTTLAPLKIGLDELALRLNGYLVTQTYDVAGPYIQPEAAMAWLGLLAVCLVYFLAVVSTLARPAFVVGMALVIFLLMSLNADLLGVFDSLQQYFLVLALAMLGLPAFAFHAFWPAASLGQRLLTFAVLVGALSAILLLQSNFSPAFTALHLTSYATISGAVAFALLVLWVAFENIHGLLWLNTQAENPGSRFGLLPFVLASVLYLGTLLLYYLNDGELMILPNVRLEPYLLLLPAVLVGWLGLRRRAATYGTWVGYWPGAAHIYLVLVALAAGSLGYALATANDPLITAGRDFTALTLLTCGGAFLLYILLNFAPLIRQRLRVYRVVYEPRRLPFYTVYIIGIGALGIVSMRNNFYVLDQVRAAFYNNLGDLSRLQSEEQPTNDGLALLSERYYAESDVYDRFNHRASLGRAALYRFRSQRQNEINALRRALSRAPSEKISLRLAALFNEPTDFFDRQKTLQEGIKNAPQSARLANDLAQLYSRSALTDSVLFYQQRAAALSPDNAVVRANQLAFLVQNQELKAAQDFLRENAPQTDDVALQSNTLLLARLTGDKESTPTSADTAQDLSAAEFGRLYHMGLRRLAARDMALLPALTQANSRPGNSAYSEQLTFLRALTQYYGGRPVAAQATLLPLVIGNSPSAAYYQQVRAMWLLDQGLYATAAAYFAEAARNGFTEAALPRAYAFALAGQPDSAQAQAAVAARDPNPTLARQGQRLRNILALDFATQYPSASDSLKAQYIILRSAVPNADHLSLLGAAEAIADPKARQAALLAQLPRVLASGNSESVRAALQRHAPSPTTKNEVASDWNVLRGKFYVQAKQPADLRQLVSTAYFAPQHQPHRLYFQAALANKPTDAARLYAKLAQEAPFLTEGVLAAADFHARQQNYAAAYDVLLKGLDYNPESTPLLQAYVIGAVQAGLEAYAKEPLEKLRTLLAPAEYVTFRSKYEAQRAAQAAALAPWN, encoded by the coding sequence GTGCCTACTCCCCTTGCTTTGCCGCCCGCTCCGCGCCGGCGTGTTGCCCTGCTACTTCTAGGTTTAGTGGCATTGCTGGCCGTTGGCCTAGCCTTGTTTCATTACTTCACCGGCTCTGAGCGGACGCTGCCCGTAGTTACGGTGCCTCAACTCACGGCCGTACCCACCACGCTCGCGCCACTCAAAATTGGCCTCGACGAGCTAGCCCTACGGCTTAACGGCTACCTGGTCACGCAGACGTATGATGTAGCGGGGCCATATATTCAGCCCGAGGCAGCTATGGCCTGGCTGGGTCTGCTGGCGGTTTGTCTCGTATATTTTCTGGCGGTAGTCAGTACCCTGGCCCGCCCGGCCTTCGTTGTGGGCATGGCGCTGGTTATCTTCCTGCTCATGTCGCTCAATGCCGATTTACTCGGTGTGTTCGACTCCTTGCAACAGTATTTCCTAGTACTGGCATTGGCGATGCTAGGGCTACCGGCTTTTGCTTTTCACGCCTTCTGGCCCGCTGCCTCGCTTGGGCAGCGGCTGCTCACGTTTGCGGTATTGGTAGGCGCGCTGAGCGCCATTCTACTTCTACAAAGCAACTTCTCACCTGCTTTCACTGCCTTGCATCTGACTAGCTACGCGACCATTAGTGGAGCAGTGGCTTTTGCTTTGCTGGTACTGTGGGTGGCCTTCGAGAATATTCACGGGCTATTGTGGCTGAATACGCAGGCTGAAAACCCGGGTAGCCGGTTTGGCTTGTTACCATTTGTGCTGGCTAGCGTGCTTTATCTAGGCACCCTGCTTCTGTATTATCTGAACGACGGCGAACTTATGATTCTGCCCAACGTCCGTTTGGAGCCCTACTTGCTACTACTGCCAGCAGTGCTGGTGGGCTGGCTGGGGCTGCGGCGTCGGGCGGCTACCTACGGCACTTGGGTTGGCTACTGGCCCGGCGCCGCGCATATTTATCTGGTGCTGGTGGCGCTGGCGGCCGGCAGCCTAGGCTATGCGCTTGCTACGGCTAATGACCCGCTTATCACTGCTGGTCGCGACTTCACGGCTTTGACCCTGCTGACCTGTGGGGGGGCTTTTTTGCTGTATATCTTACTCAATTTTGCCCCTCTTATCCGGCAGCGGCTGCGCGTGTACCGCGTAGTGTACGAGCCGCGTCGGCTGCCTTTTTACACCGTCTATATCATTGGTATTGGGGCATTGGGGATTGTGTCGATGCGCAATAACTTCTATGTGCTTGATCAGGTACGAGCGGCTTTCTACAATAACCTTGGCGACTTGAGTCGGCTGCAAAGCGAAGAACAGCCTACCAACGATGGTTTGGCCCTTTTATCGGAGCGCTATTACGCTGAGAGCGATGTGTACGACCGCTTCAACCATCGCGCTAGCTTGGGCCGGGCGGCGCTCTATCGGTTTCGGAGCCAACGTCAGAATGAAATTAATGCTCTTCGTCGGGCCTTGAGCCGTGCGCCTTCGGAGAAAATCTCCCTGCGGTTAGCCGCTTTATTCAACGAGCCTACCGACTTCTTCGACCGTCAGAAAACGTTGCAGGAAGGCATCAAAAATGCCCCCCAGAGTGCACGTTTGGCAAACGACCTGGCACAACTATACTCCCGCTCCGCCCTCACCGACTCCGTCTTGTTTTATCAGCAGCGAGCTGCGGCGCTGTCTCCCGATAATGCCGTTGTGCGAGCCAACCAGTTGGCCTTTTTGGTGCAAAATCAAGAACTGAAAGCGGCGCAGGACTTTTTGCGAGAAAATGCCCCCCAGACCGATGATGTGGCTTTGCAAAGCAATACGCTCCTTTTGGCCCGCCTTACCGGCGACAAGGAAAGTACCCCAACATCTGCCGATACTGCTCAGGACCTAAGCGCTGCTGAGTTTGGTCGTCTTTACCATATGGGCCTTCGCCGACTCGCCGCCCGCGATATGGCGCTGCTCCCCGCTCTCACTCAGGCAAATAGTCGTCCGGGTAATAGTGCCTATTCTGAGCAACTCACATTTCTGCGCGCTTTAACGCAATACTATGGTGGCCGACCGGTAGCGGCACAGGCTACGCTGCTTCCCTTGGTTATTGGCAACTCACCCAGCGCAGCCTATTACCAGCAAGTGCGGGCTATGTGGCTGCTGGACCAAGGGCTTTACGCTACAGCAGCAGCCTATTTTGCGGAGGCTGCCCGAAATGGATTTACCGAGGCCGCGCTCCCACGCGCCTACGCATTCGCTTTAGCCGGTCAGCCTGATTCGGCCCAAGCACAAGCTGCCGTGGCCGCCCGCGACCCAAATCCTACATTAGCTCGGCAGGGCCAACGGTTACGAAACATTCTTGCGCTGGATTTTGCCACCCAATACCCGTCGGCTTCTGACTCTTTAAAAGCTCAGTATATCATACTGCGCAGCGCAGTTCCAAATGCTGATCATCTGAGTTTGCTGGGCGCCGCCGAAGCTATTGCTGATCCTAAGGCGCGGCAGGCAGCTTTGCTAGCTCAACTGCCACGCGTATTAGCCTCAGGCAACTCAGAATCAGTGCGCGCAGCTTTACAGCGACACGCACCTTCGCCGACCACTAAAAATGAAGTAGCCTCTGACTGGAATGTGCTGCGCGGCAAGTTTTACGTGCAAGCCAAGCAGCCTGCCGACCTTCGCCAATTGGTAAGCACAGCTTATTTTGCCCCCCAGCACCAGCCGCACCGGCTTTATTTTCAGGCTGCCCTCGCCAACAAGCCCACCGATGCTGCACGTCTTTATGCGAAGCTTGCGCAGGAAGCACCTTTCCTGACAGAAGGAGTGTTGGCCGCCGCCGATTTCCATGCCCGCCAGCAGAATTATGCCGCAGCATACGATGTACTGCTCAAAGGACTGGACTACAACCCGGAATCAACGCCGTTGCTACAGGCCTATGTGATAGGGGCTGTACAGGCAGGATTGGAGGCCTATGCCAAGGAACCTCTCGAGAAATTGCGCACATTGCTCGCACCAGCGGAATATGTTACCTTTCGTAGTAAATACGAGGCGCAGCGGGCCGCTCAGGCCGCTGCTCTTGCTCCTTGGAACTAA
- the gatC gene encoding Asp-tRNA(Asn)/Glu-tRNA(Gln) amidotransferase subunit GatC has product MSTDLATLRKLAHLARLEFDATKEQEMLGDLNKILDWVAELRELDTTDVEPLVHLSQEINVLRPDEAQNTINHQDGLRNAPRKDSDYFRVPKVLE; this is encoded by the coding sequence GTGAGTACTGATCTTGCCACCCTACGCAAACTTGCCCATCTGGCCCGCCTTGAGTTTGACGCTACTAAGGAGCAGGAAATGCTCGGTGACCTCAATAAAATTCTGGATTGGGTAGCTGAACTGCGCGAACTCGACACCACCGATGTGGAGCCTTTAGTGCATTTATCTCAGGAAATCAACGTATTGCGACCCGACGAAGCACAGAACACCATCAATCATCAGGATGGGCTGCGCAACGCCCCGCGCAAAGATTCGGATTACTTCCGCGTTCCAAAAGTGTTGGAATAA
- a CDS encoding lysophospholipid acyltransferase family protein — MRDLLRFLGHRLYTTWSTFWFVMPFVVTYPAQWVLGRRPAWYRHLHTFNRSWSIISIRMWGMPVEVVRKNQLPPSQPCVYVANHSSYIDIPMLFKAIPGFLNIVGKSSLAKVPFWGPLFGRVYITVNRESALSRGRAIVHARNGLAQGRSVVIFPEGTISKKPGEEMLPFKDGAFQLAISAGVPIVPVSMPLNHRFLPDLDGELRVRYSPLRIVLHDPIPTHGMTLADVETLKQRAFAIIASEFHPDAAGLPEPSPRPFLRSGKSEATKKAPQQATTSGPNTDNTLTNGNAELSLPNS; from the coding sequence ATGCGTGACCTGCTGCGTTTTCTCGGACATCGGCTTTACACTACCTGGAGTACGTTTTGGTTTGTGATGCCCTTCGTGGTTACGTACCCGGCACAGTGGGTGCTGGGGCGGCGGCCTGCTTGGTACCGGCACCTGCACACGTTTAATCGGAGCTGGTCTATCATTTCGATACGGATGTGGGGTATGCCTGTGGAGGTAGTGCGCAAAAACCAATTGCCCCCCAGCCAGCCGTGTGTGTACGTGGCCAACCATAGCTCTTATATCGACATTCCGATGCTGTTCAAAGCTATTCCTGGCTTTCTGAACATCGTGGGTAAAAGCTCATTGGCCAAAGTGCCGTTCTGGGGGCCATTATTTGGGCGCGTGTATATCACTGTAAACCGGGAGAGTGCGTTGAGCCGGGGGCGAGCTATTGTGCACGCTCGCAACGGGCTGGCACAGGGCCGCTCGGTCGTTATTTTTCCGGAGGGCACAATCTCAAAGAAGCCCGGCGAGGAAATGCTGCCCTTTAAAGACGGCGCATTTCAGCTCGCTATCAGCGCAGGCGTTCCTATTGTACCCGTCTCGATGCCCCTTAATCATCGTTTTCTGCCTGACTTGGATGGAGAACTACGGGTGCGCTATTCGCCCTTGCGCATTGTTCTTCACGACCCGATTCCAACGCATGGCATGACGCTAGCTGACGTAGAAACGCTCAAGCAGCGCGCATTCGCTATTATTGCTAGCGAGTTTCACCCCGATGCAGCTGGCCTGCCAGAACCTTCGCCCCGACCGTTTTTGCGCTCCGGTAAATCGGAAGCAACTAAAAAAGCCCCCCAGCAGGCTACTACCTCAGGGCCGAATACTGATAATACGCTAACGAACGGCAACGCCGAGCTTAGCCTTCCCAATTCATAA
- a CDS encoding ribonuclease HII, with protein MLLISHTHEPLEAGLDEAGRGCLAGPVFAAAVILPPSFTSAFLNDSKQMTARRRELVKAEICAGAVAWAVAEASPAEIASINIAQASYLAMHRAVAALPMVPTHLIVDGNRFRAYPSIEHTCFVGGDGRYASIAAASVLAKTFRDERMRTLAAEFPEYGWEQNAGYPTKTHRDAIRKYGPTEHHRMGFRLL; from the coding sequence ATGCTTCTCATTTCTCACACGCACGAGCCGCTCGAAGCGGGCCTCGACGAAGCTGGCCGGGGCTGTCTGGCCGGGCCGGTGTTTGCGGCGGCGGTAATTTTGCCCCCCAGCTTCACCTCCGCATTCCTCAACGACTCTAAACAGATGACGGCCCGTCGCCGCGAACTAGTAAAGGCGGAAATATGCGCGGGGGCGGTGGCGTGGGCGGTAGCTGAAGCTTCACCAGCGGAAATTGCCAGTATTAATATTGCGCAGGCCAGCTATTTAGCCATGCATCGGGCAGTAGCAGCGCTTCCAATGGTACCTACGCATCTGATTGTGGATGGCAACCGGTTTCGGGCCTACCCAAGTATTGAGCATACGTGTTTTGTGGGCGGCGATGGGCGCTATGCCAGCATAGCCGCCGCTTCGGTGCTAGCCAAAACGTTTCGAGATGAGCGAATGCGGACCCTAGCGGCAGAGTTTCCGGAGTATGGTTGGGAGCAAAATGCGGGCTACCCCACCAAAACGCACCGCGACGCCATCCGAAAATACGGGCCCACGGAGCATCATCGAATGGGCTTCCGGCTATTGTAG
- a CDS encoding response regulator has product MSLETTTTPSILLVEDDQMDVMNVQRELRKHDIDVPLHLARNGREALNLLRGENGQDKITKPNVVMLDINMPRMNGLELLETLRSDPEFVGLNVFIMTTSDLEADRLKASELAVSGYIVKPLSFDKFGEGATTVDGFSLFLDLLQMKS; this is encoded by the coding sequence ATGTCGCTCGAAACCACTACTACCCCCAGTATCCTGCTCGTTGAAGACGACCAGATGGACGTCATGAATGTGCAGCGTGAACTGCGTAAGCATGATATCGACGTGCCGCTTCACTTAGCTCGTAACGGCCGTGAGGCGCTTAATTTGCTGCGCGGCGAAAATGGCCAGGACAAAATTACCAAGCCCAACGTGGTGATGCTCGACATTAATATGCCACGCATGAACGGCTTGGAGCTGCTCGAAACGCTCCGCTCCGATCCCGAATTCGTGGGCTTGAACGTGTTCATTATGACCACCTCCGACCTCGAAGCCGACCGGCTCAAAGCCAGCGAGCTGGCCGTAAGCGGCTACATTGTAAAGCCCCTGAGCTTTGACAAATTTGGGGAAGGCGCTACTACGGTTGATGGATTCAGCCTTTTTCTGGATTTGCTGCAGATGAAGAGCTAG
- a CDS encoding sensor histidine kinase: MKLKLSTKLFAGFLAISVLFAAVVIINYQLSRKVLRNSLRVEESQLRTEEATTLLRNIIDMETGFRGYMLVGNEAMLEPYHMGERNLLGRFVNLRQQMPLDSPQRGRLERAQRLFQQWASYSHLMISEKREALRRNPDQVALEGLEHRLLAEGLTGKLLMDQIRALFNGFEADELAARLERRDKLTDSIQQTRMLSISLTIIAITMGIVWATYITRLLAQRIAMMLDLSRRVAGGDYQTQLKDTDQDELSELVTSLNMMSRTIGSTITQLERRNNELDQFAYVVSHDLKAPLRGIESASRWIEEDLGQELPDHIREFLQLMRTRVHRMENLISGILELARVGRTTQAQERVNVRELLTEIVDSLAPPDGFTVDLPSYLPTLITNRVQLQQVFTNLISNAFKYHDHPETGTVRIGCREDRQQYTFSIADDGPGIDPEYHERIFVIFQTLTDRDTLESTGVGLAIVKKIVERQGGTIKVESAEGQGAIFTFTWPKLAVPETGRAIETGIRTA; encoded by the coding sequence ATGAAGCTCAAGCTTTCTACCAAACTCTTCGCCGGCTTTCTGGCCATCTCCGTTTTGTTTGCCGCAGTGGTAATTATCAATTATCAGCTGTCGCGCAAAGTGCTGCGCAACTCGTTGCGGGTAGAAGAGTCGCAGCTGCGGACGGAAGAAGCCACCACGCTGCTCCGCAATATTATTGACATGGAAACGGGCTTTCGCGGCTATATGCTGGTGGGCAATGAGGCCATGCTGGAGCCTTACCATATGGGCGAGCGCAACCTGCTAGGCCGATTTGTGAATCTGCGCCAACAAATGCCCCTCGACAGCCCCCAGCGCGGACGCCTAGAGCGGGCCCAGCGCTTATTTCAACAGTGGGCGTCTTACTCCCACTTAATGATCAGTGAGAAGCGCGAGGCGTTGCGCCGCAACCCCGATCAGGTGGCCTTGGAAGGCCTAGAGCACAGATTGCTGGCGGAAGGCCTGACGGGCAAGCTGCTCATGGACCAGATTCGAGCCTTGTTTAATGGGTTCGAAGCCGATGAACTGGCGGCCCGCTTGGAGCGCCGCGACAAGCTCACCGATAGTATTCAGCAGACGCGCATGCTGTCTATCTCGCTCACCATCATTGCCATTACCATGGGCATTGTGTGGGCTACCTATATCACCCGGCTGCTGGCTCAGCGCATTGCCATGATGCTGGACTTGTCGCGGCGCGTGGCGGGGGGCGATTATCAGACCCAGCTGAAGGACACCGACCAAGATGAGCTGAGCGAGCTGGTAACCTCGCTCAATATGATGTCGCGCACCATCGGTTCTACCATCACGCAGCTGGAGCGGCGCAACAACGAGCTGGACCAATTTGCCTACGTCGTATCTCACGATTTGAAAGCGCCGTTGCGTGGCATTGAAAGCGCTTCCCGCTGGATTGAGGAAGATCTGGGACAGGAACTGCCCGATCATATCCGCGAGTTCTTGCAGCTTATGCGGACTCGCGTGCACCGCATGGAAAACCTGATCAGCGGAATTCTGGAGCTAGCCCGCGTAGGCCGCACGACTCAGGCTCAGGAGCGTGTAAACGTGCGGGAGCTGCTCACCGAAATTGTTGACTCTTTGGCTCCACCGGATGGGTTTACAGTTGATTTGCCAAGTTATCTGCCTACGCTTATTACCAACCGGGTACAGTTACAACAGGTATTTACCAACCTCATCAGCAACGCCTTCAAATACCACGATCATCCCGAAACGGGCACCGTCCGCATTGGCTGCCGCGAAGACCGCCAACAATACACCTTCTCCATTGCCGACGATGGGCCGGGCATCGATCCGGAGTACCATGAGCGGATATTTGTGATTTTTCAAACCCTCACTGACCGCGACACGCTGGAGAGCACTGGCGTAGGGCTGGCTATCGTAAAAAAGATAGTGGAGCGCCAGGGAGGCACTATCAAGGTAGAATCGGCGGAAGGTCAGGGGGCAATTTTTACGTTTACGTGGCCCAAATTGGCCGTACCCGAAACAGGCCGCGCTATCGAAACTGGCATTCGGACAGCCTAA